One part of the Nocardioides zeae genome encodes these proteins:
- a CDS encoding pyruvate carboxylase, which produces MFSKVLVANRGEIAIRAFRAAYELGVRTVAVFPHEDRGSEHRLKADEAYEIGEPGHPVRTYLDAQLVVETAVRAGADAIYPGYGFLSENPALAEACAEAGITFVGPSSDILELTGNKARAIAAAKAAGVPTLASVDPSTDVDAIVEAAGALPFPLFVKAVAGGGGRGMRRVDDPAHLREAVETCMREGEAAFGDPTVFVEQAVVEPRHIEVQILADGAGNVIHLFERDCSVQRRHQKVVEIAPAPHLDPALRDRICADAVKFARAIGYRNAGTVEFLLNPDGEYVFIEMNPRIQVEHTVTEEVTDVDLVQSQLRIAAGETLEDLGLSQDSIRLRGAALQCRITTEDPANGFRPDTGKITTYRSPGGPGVRVDGGTTYAGAEISPHFDSMLSKLTCRGRTFELAVEKARRAVAEFRIRGVQTNIGFLQAVLADPDFAGGAITTSFIETHPELLTAKSSSDRGTKLLNFLADVTVNKPHGSPVAVLDPALKLPEVDLDAPAPDGSRQLLADLGPEELARRLRAQTQVAVTDTTFRDAHQSLLATRVRTRDLVAAAAPTARLLPELWSIEAWGGATYDVALRFLSEDPWERLAKLREAVPNVNLQMLLRGRNTVGYTPYPTAVTDAFVAEAAATGIDVFRIFDALNDVAQMRPAIDAVRATGTTVAEVALCYTGDLSNPDERLYTLDYYLRLAEEIVEAGAHVLAIKDMAGLLRAPAARTLVTALRERFDLPVHLHTHDTAGGQLATLLAAIDAGVDAVDAATATMAGTTSQPSLTALVAATDHSPRDTGLSLAGVSALEPYWEAVRRVYAPFESGLASPTGRVYRHEIPGGQLSNLRQQAIALGLADKFEAVEDAYAAANDILGNVPKVTPSSKVIGDLALALVGQGVDPQAFADDPGSYDLPASVIGFLHGELGDPPGGWPEPFRTKALSSPAGRAWTAPDADLAAEDAALLTETGPTRRAALNRLLFPGPTREYEAAREQYGDVSRLATSDYLHGLRQGEEHLVDLAEGKTLILGLEAVSDADERGYRTVMATINGQLRPIAVRDRSIEADDQAGEKADPTDPGHVAAPFQGVLTVVVAEGDTVEAGATLATIEAMKMEASITAPRAGTVRRLAVNGTRAVEGGDLVVVIG; this is translated from the coding sequence ATGTTCTCCAAGGTGCTGGTGGCCAACCGCGGCGAGATCGCGATCCGGGCGTTCCGTGCGGCGTACGAGCTGGGCGTGAGGACCGTCGCCGTGTTCCCCCACGAGGACCGTGGGTCGGAGCACCGCCTGAAGGCCGACGAGGCCTACGAGATCGGCGAGCCCGGCCACCCGGTGCGCACCTACCTCGACGCGCAGCTCGTCGTCGAGACGGCCGTGCGCGCGGGCGCCGACGCCATCTACCCGGGCTACGGGTTCCTCTCGGAGAACCCCGCGCTGGCCGAGGCCTGCGCGGAGGCGGGCATCACCTTCGTCGGCCCCTCGTCCGACATCCTCGAGCTGACGGGCAACAAGGCGCGTGCGATCGCGGCGGCGAAGGCGGCGGGTGTCCCGACGCTGGCGTCCGTGGACCCGTCGACCGACGTCGACGCCATCGTCGAGGCCGCCGGAGCGCTGCCGTTCCCCCTCTTCGTCAAGGCGGTCGCCGGTGGCGGCGGGCGCGGCATGCGTCGCGTGGACGATCCGGCGCACCTCCGGGAGGCGGTCGAGACCTGCATGCGCGAGGGTGAGGCGGCCTTCGGCGACCCCACCGTGTTCGTGGAGCAGGCCGTCGTCGAACCGCGCCACATCGAGGTGCAGATCCTGGCCGACGGCGCCGGCAACGTGATCCACCTCTTCGAGCGGGACTGCTCGGTGCAGCGGCGTCACCAGAAGGTCGTCGAGATCGCGCCGGCGCCGCACCTCGACCCCGCGCTGCGGGACCGGATCTGCGCCGACGCGGTGAAGTTCGCGCGGGCGATCGGCTACCGCAACGCGGGCACGGTGGAGTTCCTGCTCAACCCCGACGGCGAGTACGTCTTCATCGAGATGAACCCCCGCATCCAGGTCGAGCACACGGTGACCGAGGAGGTCACCGACGTCGACCTCGTGCAGTCGCAGCTGCGGATCGCCGCCGGGGAGACCCTGGAGGACCTCGGGCTCAGCCAGGACTCGATCCGGCTGCGCGGCGCGGCGCTGCAGTGCCGCATCACCACCGAGGACCCCGCCAACGGGTTCCGGCCCGACACGGGCAAGATCACGACGTACCGCTCCCCCGGCGGCCCGGGCGTGCGCGTCGACGGCGGCACGACGTACGCCGGCGCCGAGATCAGCCCCCACTTCGACTCGATGCTCTCCAAGCTCACCTGCCGCGGCCGCACGTTCGAGCTCGCGGTGGAGAAGGCCCGCCGCGCGGTCGCCGAGTTCCGCATCCGCGGCGTGCAGACCAACATCGGGTTCCTGCAGGCCGTGCTCGCCGACCCCGACTTCGCCGGCGGCGCCATCACCACCAGCTTCATCGAGACGCACCCGGAGCTGCTGACCGCGAAGTCGTCGAGCGACCGCGGCACGAAGCTGCTCAACTTCCTCGCCGACGTCACGGTCAACAAGCCGCACGGCTCCCCCGTCGCGGTGCTCGACCCGGCGCTCAAGCTCCCCGAGGTCGACCTCGACGCCCCGGCGCCCGACGGCAGCCGGCAGCTGCTGGCCGACCTGGGCCCCGAGGAGCTCGCGCGACGGCTGCGCGCCCAGACGCAGGTGGCGGTCACGGACACCACCTTCCGCGACGCCCACCAGTCGCTGCTCGCCACCCGGGTCCGCACCCGCGACCTGGTGGCCGCCGCCGCGCCCACCGCCCGGCTGCTCCCTGAGCTGTGGTCCATCGAGGCCTGGGGCGGCGCGACCTACGACGTCGCGCTGCGGTTCCTGTCCGAGGACCCCTGGGAGCGGCTCGCGAAGCTGCGCGAGGCGGTGCCGAACGTCAACCTCCAGATGCTGCTCCGCGGCCGCAACACGGTCGGCTACACGCCGTACCCCACGGCCGTGACCGACGCGTTCGTCGCCGAGGCGGCCGCGACCGGCATCGACGTGTTCCGCATCTTCGACGCGCTCAACGACGTCGCCCAGATGCGCCCCGCGATCGACGCCGTCCGCGCCACGGGCACGACGGTGGCCGAGGTCGCCCTGTGCTACACCGGCGACCTGTCGAACCCCGACGAGCGGCTCTACACCCTCGACTACTACCTGCGGCTGGCCGAGGAGATCGTCGAGGCCGGCGCCCACGTGCTCGCCATCAAGGACATGGCCGGCCTGCTCCGCGCCCCCGCGGCCCGCACCCTCGTCACCGCGCTCCGCGAGCGCTTCGACCTGCCGGTCCACCTCCACACCCACGACACGGCCGGCGGCCAGCTCGCGACCCTCCTCGCCGCGATCGACGCCGGGGTCGACGCCGTCGACGCGGCCACCGCGACGATGGCCGGCACCACCAGCCAGCCCTCGCTGACCGCGCTCGTCGCGGCCACCGACCACAGCCCCCGGGACACCGGGCTGTCGCTGGCCGGCGTCTCCGCGCTCGAGCCCTACTGGGAGGCCGTGCGGCGCGTCTACGCCCCCTTCGAGTCCGGCCTGGCCTCCCCGACCGGCCGCGTCTACCGCCACGAGATCCCCGGCGGCCAGCTCTCCAACCTGCGCCAGCAGGCGATCGCCCTCGGCCTCGCCGACAAGTTCGAGGCCGTCGAGGACGCCTACGCCGCCGCCAACGACATCCTCGGCAACGTCCCCAAGGTCACGCCCTCGTCCAAGGTCATCGGCGACCTCGCCCTCGCCCTGGTCGGCCAGGGCGTCGACCCGCAGGCCTTCGCCGACGACCCCGGCTCCTACGATCTGCCCGCCTCCGTCATCGGCTTCCTCCACGGCGAGCTCGGCGACCCGCCCGGCGGCTGGCCCGAGCCCTTCCGCACCAAGGCGCTCTCCTCTCCCGCCGGTCGCGCCTGGACCGCGCCCGACGCCGACCTCGCCGCCGAGGACGCCGCCCTCCTCACGGAGACCGGACCGACCCGTCGCGCCGCGCTCAACCGGCTCCTGTTCCCCGGCCCGACGCGGGAGTACGAGGCCGCCCGCGAGCAGTACGGCGACGTCTCGCGCCTCGCGACCAGCGACTACCTCCACGGGCTGCGCCAGGGTGAGGAGCACCTCGTCGACCTCGCCGAGGGCAAGACGCTCATCCTCGGGCTCGAGGCCGTCAGCGACGCCGACGAGCGCGGCTACCGCACCGTGATGGCGACCATCAACGGCCAGCTCCGTCCCATCGCCGTCCGCGACCGCTCGATCGAGGCCGACGACCAGGCCGGCGAGAAGGCCGACCCGACGGATCCCGGCCACGTCGCGGCCCCCTTCCAGGGCGTGCTCACCGTCGTGGTCGCCGAGGGCGACACGGTCGAGGCCGGTGCCACCCTCGCCACCATCGAGGCCATGAAGATGGAGGCCTCGATCACGGCTCCCCGCGCCGGCACCGTGCGGCGCCTGGCCGTCAACGGCACCCGGGCCGTGGAGGGCGGGGACCTCGTGGTCGTGATCGGCTGA
- a CDS encoding FHA domain-containing protein: MRGTNGSDGRGSAPYLCVPGAGLGLAWPRGLALLEPGVDPDLAVRLWHLMAEGGDVTSFAQHLGAGRPADRLPGFALALATDAPADGAAVDVHLAARGRYVASASAATDQSVAGAGAARWNEREVAAAIRFTVRAVGDPTSDIGGASVPAPATPAAALPLVGGVLPAQRLQTAGWLRARPDAPRPEAEVARGAAEDPSTDAAPTDTLLRPAGPALGLGRFRPAARPPARGPRPVVPGLLCDAGHANRPDAVHCARCGVPLAGPPTAVPRPALGQLVVSTGEVVDLTDDTVVGRAPRAERPGAGPAGRLVVLPAAHVSAVHLELRLREWSVLAVDRRSTNGTYLHRRGHPPERLTETPRELVPGDVLDLGHGAHVTFRALPA; this comes from the coding sequence GTGCGCGGGACGAACGGCTCCGACGGGCGCGGGTCCGCGCCGTACCTCTGCGTGCCGGGGGCGGGCCTCGGCCTGGCCTGGCCGCGGGGGCTCGCCCTCCTCGAGCCCGGCGTCGACCCGGACCTCGCCGTGCGGCTCTGGCACCTCATGGCGGAGGGCGGCGACGTGACCTCGTTCGCGCAGCACCTCGGGGCCGGACGACCCGCCGACCGCCTGCCCGGCTTCGCCCTGGCCCTCGCGACCGACGCCCCCGCCGACGGGGCCGCGGTGGACGTGCACCTCGCTGCGCGCGGGCGGTACGTCGCGAGCGCGAGCGCCGCGACCGACCAGTCCGTCGCGGGCGCGGGGGCCGCGCGCTGGAACGAGCGCGAGGTCGCCGCCGCCATCCGCTTCACGGTGCGGGCCGTGGGTGACCCGACGTCCGACATCGGCGGCGCCTCCGTGCCCGCCCCCGCGACCCCCGCCGCAGCCCTGCCCCTCGTCGGCGGTGTGCTGCCCGCCCAGCGCCTGCAGACCGCCGGGTGGCTGCGCGCACGCCCCGACGCACCGAGACCGGAGGCCGAGGTGGCCCGGGGGGCTGCGGAGGACCCCTCCACCGACGCCGCGCCCACGGACACGCTGCTGCGTCCCGCCGGTCCCGCCCTCGGCCTGGGCCGGTTCCGACCGGCCGCGCGTCCCCCCGCGCGCGGGCCGCGGCCGGTGGTGCCCGGGCTGCTGTGCGACGCCGGGCACGCCAACCGGCCGGACGCCGTGCACTGCGCCCGCTGCGGCGTCCCGCTGGCCGGTCCCCCCACGGCGGTGCCCCGCCCGGCGCTCGGTCAGCTCGTCGTCAGCACGGGCGAGGTGGTCGACCTCACCGACGACACCGTCGTCGGACGCGCCCCCCGGGCGGAGCGACCCGGTGCCGGCCCGGCCGGTCGGCTGGTCGTCCTGCCCGCGGCCCACGTCTCCGCGGTGCACCTCGAGCTCCGGCTGCGCGAGTGGTCGGTGCTCGCGGTGGACCGCCGCTCGACGAACGGCACCTACCTGCACCGTCGCGGACACCCGCCCGAGCGCCTCACGGAGACGCCGCGCGAGCTCGTGCCGGGTGACGTCCTCGACCTCGGCCACGGCGCGCACGTGACGTTCCGCGCGCTCCCGGCCTGA
- a CDS encoding SpoIID/LytB domain-containing protein, producing MSPRSTRARLLAVLAAVATGLGVTSVVTSSPATAVPVNQTWTVPANAAITVDGRGFGHGTGMSQYGALGAARQGLTYSEILRFYYPGVWAGTATGTISVRITADDDGDVIVQRRGGLTLIDRGTGKKTPIPQDLGTGGWRLSYGGSDTTIVSYYGNKKWNYWTRTQGEAVFYANGGEMTLHRKGGTAKYRGTLRATIPTPGSTRRDTVNAVTLEHYLRGVVPKEMPSSWTAAAVQAQSVAARTYAAQARTTPQARTYDLCDTTSCQVYGGFSAEESGSNAAIDRTKGQILTNRGQEIAFTQFSSSNGGWTNAGSKPYLVAKQDPYDGNSANKNHTWSVAITDRTIEAAWPQIGNLTSIAVTDRTGNGEWSGRVNSVTFRGSKGSVTVTGATVRSKLGLKSSWFNFRVAAR from the coding sequence ATGTCCCCCCGCTCCACCCGCGCCCGCCTGCTCGCCGTGCTCGCCGCCGTCGCCACCGGACTCGGGGTGACCTCGGTCGTCACGAGCAGCCCGGCGACCGCCGTGCCGGTGAACCAGACGTGGACCGTGCCCGCCAACGCCGCGATCACCGTCGACGGCCGGGGCTTCGGCCACGGCACCGGCATGTCGCAGTACGGCGCGCTGGGCGCCGCCCGGCAGGGCCTGACCTACAGCGAGATCCTGCGCTTCTACTACCCCGGGGTCTGGGCGGGCACGGCCACCGGCACCATCTCGGTGCGCATCACCGCCGACGACGACGGCGACGTGATCGTGCAGCGCCGCGGCGGCCTCACGCTCATCGACCGGGGCACCGGCAAGAAGACGCCGATCCCGCAGGACCTGGGCACGGGCGGGTGGCGGCTGAGCTACGGCGGGAGCGACACGACCATCGTCAGCTACTACGGCAACAAGAAGTGGAACTACTGGACCCGCACCCAGGGCGAGGCGGTGTTCTACGCCAACGGCGGCGAGATGACGCTGCACCGCAAGGGCGGCACCGCGAAGTACCGCGGCACGCTCCGCGCCACGATCCCCACGCCGGGCTCGACCCGCCGCGACACGGTCAACGCCGTCACGCTGGAGCACTACCTGCGGGGCGTCGTGCCCAAGGAGATGCCGTCGAGCTGGACGGCGGCCGCCGTGCAGGCGCAGTCCGTCGCCGCGCGCACCTACGCCGCGCAGGCGCGCACCACCCCGCAGGCGCGCACCTACGACCTCTGCGACACGACCAGCTGCCAGGTCTACGGCGGGTTCTCCGCCGAGGAGAGCGGCTCGAACGCCGCGATCGACCGCACGAAGGGCCAGATCCTCACCAACCGGGGCCAGGAGATCGCGTTCACGCAGTTCTCCTCCTCCAACGGTGGCTGGACCAACGCGGGCAGCAAGCCCTACCTCGTCGCCAAGCAGGACCCCTACGACGGCAACTCGGCGAACAAGAACCACACGTGGAGCGTCGCGATCACCGACCGCACCATCGAGGCCGCGTGGCCGCAGATCGGCAACCTGACCTCGATCGCCGTCACCGACCGGACCGGCAACGGGGAGTGGAGCGGGCGCGTCAACAGCGTCACCTTCCGCGGCTCGAAGGGCAGCGTGACCGTCACGGGTGCGACGGTGCGCTCCAAGCTCGGCCTGAAGTCGAGCTGGTTCAACTTCCGGGTCGCCGCGCGCTGA
- a CDS encoding phytoene desaturase family protein, which produces MTRSAAGTTAVVVGSGPGGLAAAVTLAAAGCDVTVLEAAATVGGGLRSGELTLPGLVHDHCAGFHPLAVDNAFTGGHDLAGHGLAWARAPIEMAHPLADGTGAVVERDLATTLAGIAALSPRDARTWQRLFGPAAAHWDAVRAEIAQPVVHLPRHPLTLASFGVRATAPAALVARAFEDPRVAALWLGIAAHGFRPPSEPFTSAAGLALGTAAHVTGWPVAVSGSQRYADALVGVLRAHGGRVETGHRVTSLAELRAGTGADLVLLDTSPRDAARILGDAQPDRLRRRYAGWRHLVGTFGVSLAVEGGIPWAHEPSRRAAVVHVGGTPEVLAASARAVRAGRVPAHPFVLVGQQAVADPGRGRDGVVPVDAYAHVPAGHDGDLTALVMAELEAHAPGLRDRVRAVVPRTPAETEREGINFVDGDISTGAVDVRQLLLGPRPGRSPYPTGVPGVYLCSAATAPGPGAHGLTGYGAARRALADLAGGRA; this is translated from the coding sequence GTGACCCGTTCCGCTGCCGGCACGACCGCGGTCGTCGTCGGCAGCGGGCCGGGCGGGCTCGCCGCGGCGGTCACCCTCGCCGCGGCCGGGTGCGACGTCACCGTCCTCGAGGCCGCCGCCACGGTCGGCGGCGGCCTCCGCTCCGGCGAGCTGACGCTGCCGGGGCTCGTCCACGACCACTGCGCGGGGTTCCACCCGCTCGCGGTGGACAACGCCTTCACCGGCGGGCACGACCTCGCGGGCCACGGCCTGGCCTGGGCGCGTGCCCCGATCGAGATGGCCCACCCCCTCGCCGACGGCACCGGCGCGGTCGTCGAGCGGGACCTCGCGACCACGCTGGCGGGGATCGCCGCGCTGTCGCCGCGCGACGCCCGCACGTGGCAGCGGCTCTTCGGGCCCGCCGCCGCCCACTGGGACGCGGTGCGCGCCGAGATCGCGCAGCCCGTCGTCCACCTCCCGCGCCACCCGCTGACGCTGGCGAGCTTCGGCGTCCGCGCCACGGCCCCCGCCGCCCTCGTGGCGCGCGCGTTCGAGGACCCGCGCGTCGCGGCGCTCTGGCTGGGCATCGCCGCGCACGGCTTCCGCCCGCCGTCCGAGCCCTTCACCTCCGCGGCAGGTCTCGCCCTGGGCACGGCCGCGCACGTCACCGGGTGGCCGGTGGCGGTCAGTGGCTCGCAGCGGTACGCCGACGCACTGGTCGGCGTCCTCCGCGCCCACGGCGGACGCGTCGAGACCGGACACCGGGTCACCTCGCTCGCCGAGCTCCGGGCCGGCACGGGCGCCGACCTCGTCCTGCTCGACACCTCGCCCCGCGACGCCGCGCGGATCCTCGGCGACGCGCAGCCCGACCGGCTGCGCCGGCGCTACGCCGGTTGGCGCCACCTCGTCGGGACGTTCGGCGTGAGCCTCGCCGTGGAGGGCGGGATCCCCTGGGCGCACGAGCCCAGCCGGCGCGCCGCGGTGGTCCACGTCGGCGGCACCCCCGAGGTCCTCGCGGCGTCGGCGCGCGCCGTACGGGCCGGTCGGGTGCCCGCGCACCCGTTCGTGCTCGTGGGGCAGCAGGCGGTCGCGGACCCCGGCCGCGGCCGGGACGGCGTCGTGCCCGTGGACGCCTACGCCCACGTGCCGGCGGGCCACGACGGCGACCTGACGGCGCTCGTCATGGCCGAGCTGGAGGCGCACGCGCCGGGGCTGCGCGACCGCGTCCGGGCGGTCGTGCCCCGCACGCCGGCGGAGACCGAGCGCGAGGGCATCAACTTCGTCGACGGCGACATCTCGACGGGCGCGGTCGACGTGCGCCAGCTGCTGCTCGGTCCGCGACCGGGCCGCTCGCCGTACCCGACCGGGGTCCCCGGGGTCTACCTCTGCTCCGCGGCCACCGCGCCGGGTCCCGGCGCCCACGGCCTCACCGGGTACGGCGCGGCTCGACGCGCGCTCGCGGACCTGGCGGGCGGCCGCGCATAA